In Salinisphaera sp. LB1, one genomic interval encodes:
- a CDS encoding L-serine ammonia-lyase has protein sequence MAVSIFELFKIGIGPSSSHTVGPMRAARLFAEGLAESNTLDQVADVRVELYGSLAATGRGHGTDKAVMLGLEGEEPETVDVETIESRVAAIKDSGRLALAGRHTVGFHNRRELIMNKRKSLPAHPNGMHFIAYSRAGDTLSERTFFSVGGGFVVEPDDHSGEARIVEDTTPQHYPFSTADELLAYCQRDDIAISDVMFANELAWRDEAEIRAELLRIWSVMKRCIQQGCDREGFLPGGMKVRRRAARLYADLQARAEQDDPLDIMDWVTLYALAVNEENASGGRVVTAPTNGAAGIVPAVLNYLVEFRNGSDDDIARFLLTAAAIGVLYKENASISGAEVGCQGEVGVACSMAAGALAECLGGTPGQVENAAEIGMEHNLGLTCDPIGGLVQVPCIERNAMGAVKAIHAARMALRGDGEHFVSLDKVIATMRATGADMKTKYKETSRGGLAVNVIEC, from the coding sequence CGGACCATCGAGTTCGCATACGGTCGGGCCGATGCGGGCTGCGCGGTTGTTTGCCGAAGGTCTCGCCGAGAGCAATACGCTCGACCAGGTGGCCGACGTTCGGGTCGAACTTTATGGTTCGCTGGCGGCTACCGGTCGCGGGCACGGTACCGACAAGGCCGTCATGCTCGGCCTGGAAGGCGAGGAACCGGAAACGGTCGATGTCGAAACGATCGAGTCGCGCGTCGCCGCGATCAAGGACAGCGGTCGGTTGGCGCTGGCTGGCCGGCACACGGTGGGGTTTCACAACCGGCGCGAGTTGATCATGAACAAGCGCAAGAGCCTGCCGGCCCACCCCAACGGCATGCACTTCATCGCCTACAGCCGGGCGGGCGACACCCTGTCCGAGCGCACCTTCTTTTCGGTGGGGGGCGGTTTCGTGGTCGAGCCCGACGACCACAGCGGCGAGGCGCGCATCGTCGAAGATACGACGCCCCAGCACTACCCGTTTTCCACCGCGGATGAACTGCTTGCGTATTGTCAGCGCGACGATATCGCCATCAGCGACGTCATGTTCGCCAACGAACTCGCTTGGCGGGACGAAGCCGAGATTCGGGCCGAGTTGCTTCGGATCTGGTCGGTCATGAAGCGCTGTATCCAACAGGGCTGTGATCGCGAAGGATTTCTGCCCGGTGGGATGAAGGTCCGTCGGCGCGCCGCCCGGCTATACGCCGATCTGCAGGCGCGCGCCGAGCAGGATGATCCATTGGACATCATGGACTGGGTCACGCTGTACGCGCTCGCGGTTAACGAGGAAAACGCTTCCGGCGGCCGCGTCGTGACCGCGCCGACCAATGGTGCGGCCGGCATCGTCCCGGCGGTGCTCAACTATCTCGTCGAATTCCGTAACGGCAGCGACGACGACATCGCACGTTTTTTGCTCACCGCCGCCGCGATCGGCGTGCTCTACAAGGAGAATGCGTCGATTTCCGGCGCCGAGGTCGGCTGCCAAGGCGAGGTCGGCGTGGCTTGTTCGATGGCGGCCGGCGCGCTCGCGGAGTGTCTGGGCGGTACGCCGGGGCAGGTCGAGAACGCCGCCGAGATCGGCATGGAACACAACCTCGGTCTGACCTGCGACCCGATTGGCGGGCTGGTACAGGTGCCCTGCATCGAGCGTAACGCCATGGGCGCCGTCAAGGCGATCCACGCCGCGCGCATGGCCCTGCGCGGTGACGGCGAGCATTTCGTCTCGCTGGATAAGGTGATCGCGACCATGCGGGCGACCGGCGCCGACATGAAGACCAAATACAAGGAAACCTCGCGCGGCGGACTGGCAGTCAACGTGATCGAGTGCTGA
- a CDS encoding sarcosine oxidase subunit alpha family protein, with translation MTQPYRLASGGRIDRDRPLSFTFNGKRYTGYAGDTLASALIANGVSVVGRSFKLHRPRGIVGAGAEEPNAIMQVGSGATVRPDQRATQVELYEGLKASTVSSLWFDLMGINNTFSSLLPAGFYYKTFMWPKNSWPYFERQIRKAAGLGYSPTKPDPARYDKMNTHCDVLVVGGGAAGLSAALVAGRAGARVMLVDEQAELGGSLLSASETINGRPAADWVAATVAELESLPDVRVLKRATAFGHYDHNFVGIVEDCGDYADSANDDNALRHRYWRVRAAQVVHATGALERPLVFANNDRPGVMMASAVSTYINRYGVAPGKRAVVFTNNDSAYQTALDLHAAKIEVAAVVDVRAKPRGELAQRVRAAGVPIYGGHVVANVRGTRRVKRAEVQRLSGEQLTGDRVLIDCDLVANSGGWSPSVHLHCHTGALPVWSDETASFLPPASTEDRRSAGAVTGVNTLRDCLDQGISSGAEAATAAGFKPGAAPDLSVAEAPAEMPIQPFWLVPKGQPMSRGPKQFVDFQNDTSASDIVLAAREGYESIQHVKRYTALGFGTDQGKLGNINGMAILARTLGQSIPETGTTTFRPAYTPVSFGAMAGREHGELYDPVRKTAMHEWHVAHGALFENVGQWHRPWYYPKAGESMQDAVNRECLATRQHAGVLDASTLGKIEVHGPDANRFLEMIYTGGRLKMKTGTCRYGLMLHEDGMIFDDGVTAKLGENHYLLTTTSGGAAGVLRWLEEWHQTEWPEMKVFFTSVTDEWATMAVNGPDSRKIVEAVCDDIDLSRDAFPFMSFREGTVAGIPARIFRISFTGELAFEINVDANYGQALWDAVMKAGEPYGLTPYGTETMHVLRAEKGFIVAGQDTDGSMTPLDMGMQWAIGKNKTDFIGKRSLERPDIVLDSRRQYVGLLPKEPETVLPEGAQLVDHADSERRPSFESPVPMTGYVSSSYYSAALGRSFALALVNGGHKRHGETVYSPQPDGRVIAAEITSPVFYDKEGARQNV, from the coding sequence ATGACACAGCCCTATCGTCTGGCGTCCGGCGGCCGAATCGATCGCGACCGGCCGCTGTCGTTTACCTTCAATGGCAAGCGCTACACCGGCTATGCCGGGGATACGCTGGCCTCGGCGTTGATCGCCAACGGTGTGTCGGTGGTTGGGCGCAGCTTCAAGCTGCACCGCCCGCGCGGTATCGTCGGAGCGGGCGCCGAAGAGCCCAACGCCATCATGCAGGTCGGCTCGGGAGCAACCGTGCGCCCGGATCAGCGGGCCACCCAGGTCGAGCTTTACGAAGGATTGAAAGCCTCTACGGTATCGAGCCTCTGGTTCGATCTCATGGGGATCAACAATACATTTTCGAGTCTGTTGCCGGCCGGCTTCTACTACAAGACCTTCATGTGGCCGAAGAACTCCTGGCCGTACTTCGAGCGCCAGATCCGCAAGGCCGCCGGGCTCGGGTACTCCCCGACGAAACCCGATCCCGCCCGCTACGACAAGATGAACACGCACTGCGATGTGCTGGTGGTCGGCGGCGGGGCAGCGGGCCTGTCGGCGGCACTCGTCGCCGGCCGCGCCGGGGCGCGGGTGATGCTGGTCGACGAGCAGGCCGAATTGGGTGGTTCGCTGTTGTCCGCCTCCGAGACGATCAACGGGCGCCCGGCGGCCGACTGGGTCGCCGCGACCGTCGCCGAGCTCGAGTCGCTCCCCGATGTCCGCGTTCTCAAACGGGCGACGGCGTTCGGACACTACGATCATAATTTCGTGGGTATCGTCGAGGATTGCGGCGATTATGCGGACAGCGCGAACGACGACAACGCGCTCCGGCACCGTTATTGGCGTGTGCGCGCTGCTCAGGTTGTCCATGCAACCGGCGCGCTCGAACGCCCTTTGGTGTTCGCCAACAACGATCGGCCGGGCGTGATGATGGCCTCGGCGGTATCGACCTATATCAACCGCTACGGTGTGGCGCCGGGCAAGCGCGCGGTGGTGTTCACCAACAACGACAGCGCCTATCAGACCGCACTCGATCTGCATGCGGCGAAGATCGAAGTCGCGGCGGTGGTTGATGTGCGCGCCAAACCCAGAGGCGAGTTGGCCCAGCGTGTGCGCGCGGCCGGTGTGCCGATCTACGGCGGTCATGTGGTGGCCAATGTGCGCGGCACCCGGCGCGTCAAGCGGGCCGAGGTGCAGCGATTGTCCGGTGAGCAGTTGACCGGCGATCGCGTGCTGATCGACTGTGATCTGGTCGCGAACTCGGGCGGTTGGTCGCCATCTGTTCATCTGCACTGTCATACGGGCGCGCTGCCGGTATGGAGCGATGAAACCGCGAGTTTCCTGCCACCGGCGTCGACAGAGGATCGGCGCTCTGCGGGTGCGGTGACCGGTGTCAACACACTGCGCGACTGCCTGGATCAGGGCATCAGCAGCGGTGCTGAGGCGGCGACTGCGGCGGGTTTCAAGCCGGGTGCTGCGCCCGATCTGAGTGTGGCGGAGGCCCCCGCCGAGATGCCGATCCAGCCGTTCTGGCTGGTGCCCAAGGGCCAGCCCATGAGCCGTGGGCCCAAGCAGTTCGTGGATTTCCAGAACGATACCTCGGCGTCCGATATCGTGCTCGCCGCGCGCGAGGGCTACGAGTCGATCCAGCACGTCAAGCGCTATACCGCGCTTGGCTTTGGTACCGATCAGGGCAAGCTCGGCAACATCAACGGCATGGCGATTCTGGCCCGCACGCTGGGCCAGAGCATTCCGGAGACCGGTACCACCACGTTCCGTCCGGCCTATACGCCGGTGTCGTTCGGCGCCATGGCCGGCCGTGAGCATGGCGAATTGTATGACCCGGTGCGCAAGACCGCGATGCACGAATGGCACGTCGCCCACGGCGCGTTGTTCGAGAACGTCGGTCAGTGGCACCGGCCGTGGTACTACCCCAAGGCCGGCGAATCAATGCAGGACGCCGTCAACCGCGAGTGCCTGGCCACGCGTCAGCATGCCGGGGTGCTCGATGCCTCGACGCTCGGCAAGATCGAGGTGCACGGCCCGGACGCCAATCGTTTCCTGGAAATGATCTATACCGGCGGCCGGCTGAAGATGAAGACCGGGACCTGTCGCTACGGCCTCATGCTGCACGAAGACGGCATGATCTTCGATGATGGCGTGACGGCCAAGCTCGGCGAGAATCATTATCTGTTGACCACGACCAGCGGCGGGGCGGCCGGTGTGCTGCGCTGGCTGGAAGAATGGCACCAGACCGAGTGGCCGGAGATGAAGGTGTTTTTCACCTCCGTAACCGACGAGTGGGCCACCATGGCGGTCAATGGGCCGGACAGCCGCAAGATCGTGGAGGCCGTTTGCGACGACATCGATCTGTCGCGGGACGCTTTTCCGTTCATGAGCTTTCGCGAGGGTACGGTTGCGGGGATACCCGCGCGTATCTTCCGGATCAGCTTTACCGGGGAGCTGGCGTTCGAGATCAACGTCGACGCCAACTATGGTCAGGCCCTCTGGGACGCCGTCATGAAAGCGGGCGAGCCTTATGGCCTGACACCCTACGGCACCGAGACCATGCATGTGCTGCGTGCAGAGAAAGGCTTCATCGTGGCCGGACAGGACACCGATGGCTCGATGACACCCTTGGATATGGGCATGCAGTGGGCCATTGGTAAGAACAAGACCGATTTCATCGGTAAGCGCTCCCTCGAACGCCCGGATATCGTGCTGGACAGTCGCCGACAGTATGTCGGTCTGCTGCCCAAGGAGCCGGAAACGGTGCTGCCCGAAGGGGCCCAGCTTGTTGATCATGCGGATTCCGAACGGCGACCGAGCTTCGAATCGCCGGTACCCATGACCGGCTATGTCTCATCGAGCTATTACAGCGCAGCCCTGGGCCGCTCGTTCGCGCTGGCCCTGGTTAACGGCGGCCACAAGCGCCACGGCGAGACTGTGTATTCGCCGCAACCCGACGGCCGTGTGATCGCCGCCGAAATCACCAGCCCCGTGTTCTACGACAAGGAAGGAGCGCGTCAAAATGTCTGA
- a CDS encoding sarcosine oxidase subunit beta family protein: MKKYSIFSIARNALSHHENWQEAWRSPEPQRKYDVIIIGAGGHGLATAYYLAKEHGITNVAVLEKGWLGGGNTARNTTIVRSNYLYDESAAIYEKSLKLWEGLSQELNYNLMFSQRGVYNLGHSLQDMRDIHRRVNANRLNGIDSEVVYADDIKREVPIINTSPDARYPILGASLQRRAGTARHDGVAWGYARAADAAGVDIIENCEVTGIIRDGGKVTGVETTRGTIGANKVGIVVAGHSGVLAEMAGFSLPVESHPLQALVSEPVKPIIDTVIMSGAVHAYVSQSDKGELVIGAGIDAYLGYSQRGSMDIIEHQLAALKEMFPIFSRMRMLRHWGGIVDTTPDASPIIGKTPVQNLFINCGWGTGGFKATPGSGWTFAHTLATGEPHPINAPFSLDRYTTGYLVDEHGAAGVAH, encoded by the coding sequence ATGAAGAAATACTCGATCTTTTCGATCGCACGTAACGCGTTGTCCCATCACGAGAACTGGCAGGAAGCCTGGCGTAGCCCAGAGCCCCAGCGGAAATACGATGTGATTATCATCGGCGCCGGCGGCCATGGCCTGGCCACGGCCTACTACCTGGCCAAGGAGCACGGCATCACCAACGTGGCCGTGCTCGAGAAAGGCTGGCTGGGCGGAGGGAACACCGCACGCAACACCACCATCGTGCGCTCGAACTATCTCTACGATGAGTCGGCCGCGATATACGAGAAGTCGCTGAAGCTGTGGGAGGGGCTGAGCCAGGAGCTCAACTACAACCTGATGTTCTCGCAGCGCGGCGTCTACAACCTGGGGCATTCACTTCAGGACATGCGCGACATCCATCGCCGGGTGAATGCCAATCGCCTGAACGGCATCGACAGCGAAGTGGTCTATGCCGACGACATCAAGCGCGAGGTGCCGATCATCAATACCTCGCCGGACGCACGCTATCCGATCCTGGGTGCCTCGCTGCAACGGCGTGCCGGAACTGCACGCCATGACGGCGTTGCCTGGGGCTATGCGCGGGCTGCGGACGCCGCCGGCGTCGACATCATCGAGAACTGCGAAGTCACGGGGATCATCCGTGACGGCGGCAAGGTCACCGGCGTCGAAACCACCAGGGGCACGATCGGCGCCAACAAGGTCGGCATCGTGGTGGCCGGGCACTCCGGTGTGCTGGCGGAGATGGCCGGCTTTTCCCTGCCGGTGGAGTCGCATCCGCTGCAGGCGCTGGTATCCGAGCCGGTCAAGCCGATCATCGACACGGTCATCATGTCCGGTGCGGTGCACGCCTACGTCAGCCAGTCCGACAAGGGCGAGTTGGTCATCGGTGCGGGCATCGATGCCTATCTCGGCTATAGCCAGCGCGGCAGCATGGACATCATCGAGCACCAGTTGGCGGCGCTCAAGGAGATGTTCCCGATCTTCTCGCGCATGCGCATGCTGCGGCACTGGGGCGGCATCGTGGATACCACGCCGGATGCCAGCCCGATCATCGGCAAGACGCCGGTCCAGAACCTGTTCATCAACTGCGGTTGGGGCACCGGTGGCTTCAAGGCGACGCCGGGCTCGGGCTGGACATTCGCGCATACGCTGGCCACGGGTGAGCCGCATCCAATCAACGCGCCTTTTTCGCTGGATCGCTACACAACGGGCTATCTGGTCGATGAACACGGCGCTGCCGGCGTTGCGCATTAG
- a CDS encoding sarcosine oxidase subunit delta, giving the protein MLQIPCPWCGPRDQSEFSYAGEAHIERPADPSQLSDAEWADYLFMRRNTRGRFREQWHHAHGCQQFFNAVRDTVTNRIEATYRPGESTPGGQS; this is encoded by the coding sequence ATGTTGCAAATTCCTTGCCCCTGGTGTGGCCCACGCGACCAGAGCGAGTTTTCCTACGCCGGCGAAGCGCATATCGAGCGCCCCGCCGATCCATCCCAGCTGTCTGACGCGGAATGGGCGGATTATCTGTTCATGCGCCGCAATACGCGCGGGCGGTTTCGTGAGCAGTGGCATCACGCCCATGGTTGCCAGCAGTTCTTCAACGCAGTGCGCGACACCGTAACCAACCGTATAGAGGCGACTTATCGCCCGGGCGAGAGCACTCCAGGAGGTCAGTCATGA
- a CDS encoding ATP-dependent DNA ligase produces MRRFTALYMRLDATTATKPKVAAMRDYFAQAPSADAAWAVSFLCGRRIKRLIAGPKLREWVAEAIDMPMWLVEESYAAVGDSAETMTLLLDEIGSSEAGLDLPLHEWVENRILPLKNLSETEQKARLFGYWRELPTEARFTLNKLLTGAFRVGVSRRLVTRALAEYAGIEPARLAHRLMGRWQPTPEFFERLVDPEDHGEDAAQPYPFFLASPIENAPIETIADLGPAGNWHAEWKWDGIRAQLIRRAGECHIWSRGEDLMEGRFPELEAAAAALPDGCVLDGEILAWAAGDSLPLPFARLQRRIGRLKPSANMQQKHPVRFFAYDLMEHEGVDIREQPLEDRRARLAEVLVGIDERIALSESLAAGSWDELAALRERSREFATEGFVLKRLGSPYRVGRVRGDWWKWKIDPFSVDAVLLYAQPGSGRRSSLLTDYTFAVWDGDALVPFAKAYSGLTDKEIRQVDAWIRKNTKERFGPVRSVTPQHVFELHFEGIQASNRHKSGIAVRFPRIARWRTDKPLEEADTLDNVKALLPPNEWAEPG; encoded by the coding sequence ATGCGGCGATTCACGGCGTTATACATGCGTCTCGATGCAACCACGGCGACCAAGCCGAAGGTGGCCGCGATGCGCGATTATTTCGCCCAGGCGCCCTCGGCCGATGCCGCCTGGGCGGTGTCGTTTCTCTGCGGGCGGCGCATCAAACGCCTGATTGCCGGGCCGAAGCTGCGGGAATGGGTAGCCGAGGCGATCGACATGCCGATGTGGCTGGTCGAGGAGAGTTACGCCGCCGTCGGCGATTCGGCCGAAACCATGACGCTGTTGCTCGACGAGATCGGCTCGAGCGAGGCCGGGCTCGACCTGCCGCTGCACGAATGGGTCGAGAACCGCATTCTGCCGCTCAAAAACCTCAGCGAGACCGAGCAGAAGGCGCGTTTGTTCGGCTATTGGCGCGAACTGCCGACCGAGGCGCGCTTTACGCTCAACAAACTGCTCACGGGCGCCTTCCGGGTCGGTGTATCGCGGCGGCTGGTGACCCGGGCGCTCGCCGAATATGCCGGCATCGAGCCGGCCCGGTTGGCCCATCGATTGATGGGACGCTGGCAACCCACCCCGGAATTCTTCGAGCGCCTGGTCGATCCCGAGGACCACGGCGAGGATGCGGCGCAGCCGTACCCATTCTTTCTCGCCTCGCCGATCGAAAATGCGCCGATCGAGACGATCGCCGACCTCGGCCCGGCCGGAAACTGGCACGCCGAATGGAAATGGGACGGCATCCGGGCCCAGCTCATCCGGCGTGCCGGCGAATGTCATATCTGGTCACGCGGCGAGGACTTGATGGAAGGCCGCTTTCCGGAACTGGAGGCCGCCGCGGCCGCGCTGCCCGACGGCTGCGTGCTGGACGGTGAGATCCTGGCCTGGGCCGCCGGCGACAGCCTGCCGCTGCCGTTCGCCCGCCTGCAGCGCCGCATCGGCCGGCTCAAGCCCTCGGCCAACATGCAGCAAAAACATCCGGTGCGGTTCTTTGCCTACGACCTGATGGAGCACGAAGGCGTCGATATCCGTGAGCAGCCGCTGGAGGATCGGCGGGCGCGCCTGGCTGAAGTGCTCGTCGGCATCGACGAACGCATTGCGCTGTCGGAAAGCCTGGCCGCCGGCTCCTGGGACGAGCTCGCCGCCCTGCGCGAGCGCTCCCGCGAGTTCGCCACCGAGGGTTTCGTGCTCAAACGGCTCGGTTCGCCGTATCGGGTCGGGCGCGTACGCGGCGACTGGTGGAAATGGAAGATCGATCCATTCTCGGTCGATGCCGTACTGCTCTATGCCCAGCCGGGCTCGGGCCGGCGTTCGAGCCTGTTGACCGACTATACCTTCGCCGTCTGGGACGGCGACGCGCTGGTGCCGTTTGCCAAGGCCTACTCCGGGCTTACCGACAAAGAGATTCGCCAGGTGGATGCCTGGATCCGAAAGAACACCAAAGAGCGTTTCGGCCCGGTGCGCTCGGTGACGCCGCAGCATGTCTTCGAGCTGCATTTCGAGGGCATCCAGGCCTCGAACCGGCATAAGTCCGGTATTGCCGTGCGCTTCCCGCGTATCGCCCGCTGGCGCACCGACAAGCCGCTGGAAGAGGCGGATACGCTGGACAACGTCAAGGCGCTGCTGCCACCCAACGAATGGGCGGAGCCCGGCTGA
- the purU gene encoding formyltetrahydrofolate deformylase: MASIRPIDAAGSTRFILTATANSAQGQVAAISEFIDRYVGYIVEFDQFDDVNENRFFARVLFGVDPDVDSEALTASFAEVADRFDMRWSLKPVDARPRVLLMVSKTDHCLRDLLYRHERGELAMDITAIASNHRDLKPLADAYGFRFVHLPVTADTRAEQEAALWQLIEDTDTELVVLARYMQILSDDLSRKLRGWAINIHHSFLPGFKGAKPYRQAFVRGVKLIGATAHYVTTDLDEGPIIEQTVARVDHADSVSDLVAKGRDCECHTLARALALHLDGRVFLNGDRTVVLE; encoded by the coding sequence ATGGCTAGCATCCGCCCAATCGACGCGGCTGGCAGCACGCGATTCATTCTGACCGCTACGGCGAACAGCGCGCAGGGACAGGTCGCCGCCATCAGCGAATTCATCGATCGGTACGTAGGGTATATCGTCGAATTCGATCAGTTCGACGACGTTAACGAAAATCGGTTCTTCGCCCGTGTTTTGTTCGGGGTCGACCCTGACGTCGACTCCGAGGCACTGACGGCCAGTTTTGCCGAGGTCGCCGATCGGTTCGACATGCGCTGGTCGCTCAAGCCCGTCGATGCGAGACCGCGCGTATTGCTCATGGTCTCAAAAACCGATCATTGCCTGCGCGATCTGTTGTATCGTCACGAACGCGGCGAACTGGCGATGGATATCACGGCCATCGCCTCCAATCATCGCGATCTCAAGCCGCTGGCGGACGCTTACGGTTTCAGGTTCGTGCACCTGCCGGTTACGGCCGATACCCGTGCCGAGCAAGAAGCCGCACTCTGGCAATTGATCGAGGACACGGATACCGAGCTGGTTGTGCTCGCGCGCTACATGCAGATCCTGTCGGACGATCTGAGCCGAAAACTGCGCGGGTGGGCAATTAATATTCACCACTCGTTTCTGCCCGGTTTCAAAGGCGCCAAACCGTATCGCCAAGCTTTTGTGCGCGGCGTCAAGCTCATCGGCGCGACTGCGCACTATGTCACCACCGACCTCGACGAGGGCCCGATTATCGAGCAGACCGTGGCCCGGGTGGATCATGCCGACAGCGTAAGTGATCTCGTGGCAAAAGGGCGCGACTGCGAATGCCATACCCTGGCGCGCGCCCTGGCATTGCATCTGGATGGACGCGTGTTTCTAAATGGAGACAGAACGGTCGTGCTCGAATAA
- a CDS encoding sarcosine oxidase subunit gamma produces MSDNRMQSPLIAQTDAVHGGRGQTGARVTLFERPFLGQIALRGEPDDEAFFKACRDTLGIAPATTPNTVVEGTDVVIAWQRPTEWLLLCEPEARQDWLDRLRVALGDVHAGVVDLSGGQTLIAIEGEHALDVLAKGTTLDLHPRVFGTGDCARTLLAKTTAFIRVIEPGRSFEIVVRRSFADYLWQWLRDASGEYGCEVRAPQSCLAVTQTPVNDAPAVAATQEERG; encoded by the coding sequence ATGTCTGATAACCGGATGCAAAGCCCACTGATTGCCCAGACCGACGCGGTGCATGGGGGACGCGGCCAGACCGGCGCCCGGGTCACGCTGTTCGAGCGGCCGTTTCTCGGCCAGATCGCGCTGCGCGGCGAGCCTGACGACGAGGCTTTTTTCAAGGCTTGTCGCGATACGCTCGGGATCGCGCCTGCGACCACGCCCAACACTGTGGTTGAAGGCACCGACGTGGTCATTGCCTGGCAGCGCCCGACCGAGTGGTTGCTGTTGTGCGAGCCCGAAGCGCGCCAGGATTGGCTTGATCGGCTACGTGTGGCGCTGGGCGACGTGCATGCCGGCGTAGTTGATCTGTCGGGCGGTCAGACGCTGATCGCCATCGAAGGTGAACATGCGCTCGACGTGCTGGCCAAGGGCACCACGCTCGATCTGCATCCGCGGGTGTTTGGCACCGGCGATTGTGCGCGCACGTTGCTGGCCAAGACGACGGCATTCATCCGCGTCATCGAGCCGGGCCGTTCATTCGAAATCGTCGTGCGCCGCAGCTTTGCCGATTATCTTTGGCAGTGGCTGCGCGATGCATCGGGGGAATACGGCTGTGAAGTACGCGCGCCGCAGTCGTGCCTGGCTGTCACCCAAACCCCGGTCAACGACGCACCGGCGGTTGCCGCTACACAAGAAGAACGAGGGTAA